GCTTTAGCCCGTTGATCAGCAATAATGGTATTGTCAAGAGTGGAAGGAAATTCATGCCTCCCCTCCAGATGATTTTTCTCACTAAATCATTCAGGCTTAATACATTTTGGGTAATCGGCTGACCATGACGGTGTGATGCACTCGATTGTAAGAAGCTAAACACAGATGGTAGGAAAACCACCATGGCAGATCCTAGCGCCAGCAAATATACACCGGATAATTTCAAATGAAAGATAAGGAATGGCTTCCATTTCTTTTCTGTTTTCTCGAATGCAAAATAGCGAAAGATGCTATAAAAAAATAATCCGACAGAGATCATGAATAGAAAATAAAAATTGCTGATACTCGCTAAAAATAAAGAAACAAATAGGACAACACTCTTCTTCTCGGTAAGGAACTTTTCATACCCAAGCAGAACAAATGGAAAATAGACCGTTGCGTTCAGAAAAAAGTAATGGGTATAAAAATGTTCAAAATTGAATAAGGCATAGCTGTTAGCAATCCCGGCCATCAGGGCGATCCCTTTTTTCACACCGAGCTTTTTGAGCAACAGATACATTCCTAAGCTGATCAAAAAGATTTTTAGAATACTGATAGGTATAAAGGAATAGGGAAACCATCCTTTAGGAAGTAATAAAAGCGGCCACATAAAAATATCGCCAAGCATATAGTAGCCATAGTCATTCCAAAAACTCCCCCCTGGACCATATGCCCAGGACCAGAAAGGAAATTCACCGCTTCTGACGAGATCATGAAACATATTAAAGAAATGAATATATTGCTGAAAAATATCTCCGCCCATTGCGATATAAAAATATTGTTTATTTAGGATTCGGTAAAAAATGAGAAATCCCATTACCGCGTTCAATGCAGCTAATAAAATAATTGATAAATCCAGTTTCTTTCGAATCATTTCCAGCACCTGCTCTTTATGTAAATCTGTTCCATTTTAATGTGCCGCTTGTGATACATTTTTAGGCACGTAAATAAAAAGCTCTTCTAAACAAGGAAGAACCTAGTCCATCGTAAGCTTTTTTAAATGAATATGCAATGAATTTACTTTTGTATGGTCTTTGTTTAAGCACGCAGTTGTTGATATGACTAGTTGTTTGGAGCGGAAATCCCTCGACCTTTTAACAGAACCTATACCAAAAAGCAGAGCTAGGCAGCTCTGCTTTTAACAAAGAATAGCTTTTTGATCAAATCAATCGCCACGGTTTCACGTAACAGGAGCAGCAGCCCGGCGTAGATCACAATTCCTGCCAGTACTTTTATGACAATGGTCAAAAGCAAGGACAACTGAAGAAGTTCTGTAACCTGGTACGCAATCACGGCCATTACCGCTGAAGCAAACAAATACGTGATGATAGCCTGTATATTACTGCGGGGCAGCTTTATGACATCCTTCAGATACCATAACTGGATGATCAAAATCACGCCTTCTGTAATCGTGGTCGCAAACGCAGCACCTGTCGCATCAAAGCGCGGAATTAGGACAAGATTAAGGATAAAATTCAGCACTGCTCCCATGACAATTGGCACCGTATACTGCTTATTCATTTTCATTGGCACAAGATACCAGGAACCGAAGATAACACCCAATGATTTAAAAATGATAATGGGCGCCATCATCATAGAAATCGCTTGGCTAGGCTTAAATTTATCTCCTAAAAACCATAAAACAAAATCATTGGAAATAATCATAAAGCCAAAAGTAATCGGCAATACCAGAAAAACTGTTAATGTAACCCCGCTGCGCAGTACTTGTTTCAGGCGGTCAAACTGTTCATTCGCAATAAGCGCTGATGTCCGCGGCAGCATGACAGTACCTGAAATGTTAATCAATGATGATATCATATAAACAATTTTGTATGCCTGCTCGTAATAGCCAACCTGTGTGGAAGTTGACATCGCGCCGAGCATGGTTTTATCCAATACAGAATAAATCATAGCAGAAAAGCTGGGGATAAAGAGTATGACCATTTGATTAAAATGGCGTTTGTATTCTAGATTCAACTTGGTAAAGCGGACATAGTGACCTAAACGGTAAAATAAAGCAATGTTTCCTATTAACACAGATGCTCCCATGATGATCGTGTAGAGTATAAGATCATTAGGCGTTTTAACAAACAGAAAGACACTGGCAAAGCCTAACAGCTTAAGGGTCAGATTTCTGGTGACCACTTTTTTAAATTCCTCGAGACCCTGAAACAGCCAGGTAATATCAAAAAAAGCTGCAATCAGATTTAACGATTGCCAGGAAAAGACGGCATCGCCCTTCCATATAAATGCCACAAAAGCGAAATAAATAATGGTGGCGGCCAACAATAAGCCAGAGCGAATGATCAGTATTTCACTATATGAACGGGACAGCTTTTCCGGATTGGCTTTAACACTAGCAATTTCCCTTATGGCGTATAAATTGGACCCAAGCAGAAAAATATTGATAAACAAAGTAATATACGAAAAACTGTAGCTGTAATGACCCACTCCCTGCGGCCCCAATACCCTGGAGATATACGGGATCGTTAAAAATGGAAGACCGAGCAAAATAAACTGCTGCAGTAGAACATAAAGGAAATTCTTCTTTAAAGTAGACATGCAGAAACCTCGTCTCTCTTAATTTTCAATTAGAACTTTATAAGAGTTTCCTTAAATCTTTCTTAAGAAAATACACTCATTTTTCGAACTTTTTAATTATACAAATTTTCCCATATGCTGTAAAGATAATTTAGTATTTGCCAATTTACATAAAAAAAGAACCGCTTGTCAAAACGGTCCGAAAAAATTATCCTTTTAAAAATCTTCCCTTTAGCTTCGCTGTAAACAAAATAACGATTTCGTCCTTGGTAGCCAGAAGGATCAGCAAATAGACAATGCCGCATACGGCCATGGTCGAAAGTGTTAGTATCATTGTTCCATGGAAAATATGACGGAACCCGATGCCAATCGGAATGAATATCAAGGAATAAACAAGATACCTTAAATTTGACCATGACAACAGCTGAAATGGTACTTTAAGATATTTTCGAATATACGTATACTCAATGGCGATCAATAACAAATTCGCAAACAATGTCGTAAGGATCGCCGAACTGGCATTAAGCTTTCCAAAATAAAGAAATACTGCTTTAAAGATCAAATTGGCAATCCCGCAGACAAAAATCATCCAAACTAGAACATTCTCTTTCTTTTTAATATAAATGACCTGATTTGATTGAATCGATTCAAAGCCAATCGTAATCATATAAAGGGCATAAATGGCCAAAACCGGCCCTGCCGGCGCAAATGGCTGCTTTCCGTAAAGGACAACTGCCGCATTTGCAATGACATAGAGTCCAATCGCAGCTGGGAACAATAGGGCTGAATACACTTTTGAAATCCGTTTGAGCAGGGATAAATACTGTTCATCATGATCACTTCCTACTAAAAACGACAGCCTTGGAATGGTCACTTGAATAAGACTGATCATCAAGGCATTAATCATCGTGGCAATTTGCTGAGCCATTGTATAGTAAGAAACAGATCGTTCGCTGACAAACTGCCCCAGCATGAAACGGTCAAGCTGTGTATATAAAATGTTTCCGTTTGAAAAAATGACCACTAGAAACAGAGGTTTAAGATGCGGTACAAATCGGACATCTTTAAAATCAAACTTCACTCGGCGCTTTACATAAAAATAACTTATAATATTATTCAATCCGGTCGATGTGGCTAACAAGGCAATAAAGATCAAATAGTTGTCAGAGCTTTTAACAAACGTTAATAGCAAGATGACATAGATGATTTTGACAATCATGGTCTTCAGTGTAATAAAGCCATAATCCTCATAGGCTTCATTCACCCATTCCACATAGAAAATATTGAGGAAAAAGTTGACCCCATAAACCATTAATACCGGAAATAAAGCCTTCCCGCCATAACCAAAATAAGAGACGGCCACATAAACAAACAACGTCAGGAAGTTTGTCAGCAGGCTGAACGTGAACAAACTCGTAAACAGCTGATTTACTTTTTCCCGATCATTTTTGATGCGGCTGACTTCGCGCATCCCGTATTGATAGATGCCAAACCCGGCAAAAATAAAGAAATAATTAAAAATGGTTTCCCCTGTTTTTACCCTTCCGATGGCATCCGAACCCAAAGTCCGATAAACATATGCACCAATAATAATCGGTACAATCAGATTAAAAAAGTTTAATAGTATTTTATATATGGCATTTTTGACAATTGATTTTTTTTGCATAAAATAGCCCTCTAAAAAGTAAGGGTCTGCCCATTCCAGGCAGCCCTAGAAATATTCCTTCACAATGACAGACTGATCAACCCGTTCAATATTATCCGGAGATTCTCCAGTAATCCAGTTTTCATCTTTGATCATATAGGTTGTCCCGTAGTTATCAACCAAATATTCATGATAATTAGCAGGTATTTTAAATGTTGCTCCTTTAAATTCATAATCCATTAAACCAGTAAAACTTGATGTTACCTTACTTGTGCGATAACCTTTAGCGATTTGGTATACAGAGTGATTTTCAAATTCCATGTTAGGGCCAATTTCACTAAAGTAGCACCAAATCTGACTCTCGTTGGCATACCAGTAATAAAAAATGTCCATATGAAGATTATTTAAATGAAAAGCCTGCTCATAAATCATGCCGTTCATTTCAAACTGTTTATAGAGTTTGACGCCTTTTTTATCGAGGATCTGAACCAACTGTTTTTTCTTTTCATCATCAAAATGAAAGCAGCCAATATCAAGGTCCTTATCATGACCAATAAAATCTTTTTCCCTTACGGCACCAAGCAGTGTACCGTAATCAAGCCAAAATTCCTCGCCAATTTCAGCAAAGGCTTCCTTCATATAAGTTAGCATCTGCATACCGTATTCATGGACACTGGCTTGCTGCTTTTGATATTGGGCTTTGTCATATTTACGCTTCATTTTAACTAAAATCGGATTACTTTTAGCAAAACCGTAAAGCCTGCTTGTTCGCAGCTGCTTTACAAGATGATCAACAAACGCTGCCACCTTCATCATCCTTTACTATTATGAAGAATTCTCCTCACCCAGTTATAAAAGAAATTCCCCTTGCTTATTTTTTCAATGCTTTTAATAAGAATAACGGCAATATCATTTGCCTTTTCCAACGCCATGGCTCTTTCATCAGTCGGTATAGCCATTCAAGTCCCATTGTTTGAAAAGCTTTTGGCGCTCTTTTAAGATTACCCGAAATCACATCATAAGATCCACCTACGCCTTGAAAGACATATGGCGTCACTTGATTCATATGATTAACAATCCAATATTCCTGTGCCGGGCTGCCTAATGCTACGAATATAATTTCCGGCTGATGCTGATTAATCGTTTCGACTATAATTTTTTCATCTTTTTCATAGCCGTTTAGGGTGCCGACAATTTGAATTCCAGGAAATTGTTTTTCCAGCGCAGCCTTTGCCGTATCAGCCACTCCCGGTTTTCCGCCGTAAAGAAAAATCCGTTTCCCTTGTTCAGTCGCCGTTTTACACAGCTTTAGCATCATATCAATACCGGTCACCCTGTTTTTTACTTGGCCACCTTTTAACTTAGAGGCTAAAATAACGCCAATTCCATCCGGAATTTGATAATCGGCCCGATTGAGGAGCTTCATGAGCTCTTTGTCTTCCTGAGCCTTCATAATTTTTTCCGGATTAATTGCTACAATAAATGACTTTTTCTTTTTTTCAATATCCTGCATTAATAATGAGGCCAGTTGATCATAATCATAATGACAAACATCTACCCCAAGAAAGTTCTCTTTCATATCCTACCACCTGTTGTGATTTTGGATTCCATGTAGCGGAAGCTTTGAGATTCCGCGCACAATCGTAAGCTGTGACCTAAGTGGGCCACAGCTATATTTCCGTAAATTTGCTAATCATTAGCGATTCCCAGTACATGCAGATCAAATCC
Above is a genomic segment from Neobacillus endophyticus containing:
- a CDS encoding flippase, with the translated sequence MSTLKKNFLYVLLQQFILLGLPFLTIPYISRVLGPQGVGHYSYSFSYITLFINIFLLGSNLYAIREIASVKANPEKLSRSYSEILIIRSGLLLAATIIYFAFVAFIWKGDAVFSWQSLNLIAAFFDITWLFQGLEEFKKVVTRNLTLKLLGFASVFLFVKTPNDLILYTIIMGASVLIGNIALFYRLGHYVRFTKLNLEYKRHFNQMVILFIPSFSAMIYSVLDKTMLGAMSTSTQVGYYEQAYKIVYMISSLINISGTVMLPRTSALIANEQFDRLKQVLRSGVTLTVFLVLPITFGFMIISNDFVLWFLGDKFKPSQAISMMMAPIIIFKSLGVIFGSWYLVPMKMNKQYTVPIVMGAVLNFILNLVLIPRFDATGAAFATTITEGVILIIQLWYLKDVIKLPRSNIQAIITYLFASAVMAVIAYQVTELLQLSLLLTIVIKVLAGIVIYAGLLLLLRETVAIDLIKKLFFVKSRAA
- a CDS encoding oligosaccharide flippase family protein is translated as MQKKSIVKNAIYKILLNFFNLIVPIIIGAYVYRTLGSDAIGRVKTGETIFNYFFIFAGFGIYQYGMREVSRIKNDREKVNQLFTSLFTFSLLTNFLTLFVYVAVSYFGYGGKALFPVLMVYGVNFFLNIFYVEWVNEAYEDYGFITLKTMIVKIIYVILLLTFVKSSDNYLIFIALLATSTGLNNIISYFYVKRRVKFDFKDVRFVPHLKPLFLVVIFSNGNILYTQLDRFMLGQFVSERSVSYYTMAQQIATMINALMISLIQVTIPRLSFLVGSDHDEQYLSLLKRISKVYSALLFPAAIGLYVIANAAVVLYGKQPFAPAGPVLAIYALYMITIGFESIQSNQVIYIKKKENVLVWMIFVCGIANLIFKAVFLYFGKLNASSAILTTLFANLLLIAIEYTYIRKYLKVPFQLLSWSNLRYLVYSLIFIPIGIGFRHIFHGTMILTLSTMAVCGIVYLLILLATKDEIVILFTAKLKGRFLKG
- a CDS encoding LicD family protein, whose amino-acid sequence is MAAFVDHLVKQLRTSRLYGFAKSNPILVKMKRKYDKAQYQKQQASVHEYGMQMLTYMKEAFAEIGEEFWLDYGTLLGAVREKDFIGHDKDLDIGCFHFDDEKKKQLVQILDKKGVKLYKQFEMNGMIYEQAFHLNNLHMDIFYYWYANESQIWCYFSEIGPNMEFENHSVYQIAKGYRTSKVTSSFTGLMDYEFKGATFKIPANYHEYLVDNYGTTYMIKDENWITGESPDNIERVDQSVIVKEYF
- a CDS encoding WecB/TagA/CpsF family glycosyltransferase is translated as MKENFLGVDVCHYDYDQLASLLMQDIEKKKKSFIVAINPEKIMKAQEDKELMKLLNRADYQIPDGIGVILASKLKGGQVKNRVTGIDMMLKLCKTATEQGKRIFLYGGKPGVADTAKAALEKQFPGIQIVGTLNGYEKDEKIIVETINQHQPEIIFVALGSPAQEYWIVNHMNQVTPYVFQGVGGSYDVISGNLKRAPKAFQTMGLEWLYRLMKEPWRWKRQMILPLFLLKALKK